In Microbacterium laevaniformans, a single window of DNA contains:
- a CDS encoding ABC transporter permease — translation MNAARLWTIARLELLQRVRTVSWYVLLGVFALLLVGVTALAYLAYGGWGQSGPGIYSVVVCVTLLLVLLVSPTLSGNSINGDRDAATLAPVQVTLVTTGEILLGKFVAGWITGLAFAAVAAPFLVIATFAGGVDPLTVVISLVVLVVETGVVAAIGVALSGLLARPLFSVATTYLVVAALTVGTPLGFGLIGAAVSSEGTSITRSYESGPDGAPLCQDGARFCGDAPEKFVCGEWQTGTYRAPRFDYVWWLLSANPFVILGDATPTRFSEYGYPDDLFGSLKLSVRSAQLPPSLEQRWDDCAPGVHLDSTQPTPREIIDETVPSWFVGLAVQVLLAGLLLWGAWARTRTPARSLPPGTRIA, via the coding sequence ATGAACGCCGCGCGTCTGTGGACGATCGCCCGCCTCGAGCTGCTCCAGCGGGTGCGCACCGTGTCGTGGTACGTGCTGCTCGGCGTCTTCGCGCTGCTGCTCGTCGGCGTGACCGCTCTGGCCTACCTGGCCTATGGCGGCTGGGGGCAGAGCGGCCCCGGCATCTACTCCGTCGTCGTCTGCGTCACGCTGCTGCTTGTGCTGCTGGTCTCACCCACCCTCAGCGGCAACAGCATCAACGGCGACCGGGATGCCGCGACACTCGCACCCGTGCAGGTGACGCTCGTGACGACGGGGGAGATCCTCCTCGGCAAGTTCGTCGCCGGCTGGATCACCGGACTGGCCTTCGCCGCCGTGGCGGCGCCGTTCCTGGTGATCGCCACCTTCGCGGGCGGCGTCGATCCGCTCACCGTGGTCATCTCGCTCGTCGTGCTCGTGGTCGAGACCGGTGTCGTCGCCGCGATCGGCGTGGCGCTGTCGGGCCTGCTCGCGCGTCCGCTGTTCTCGGTCGCCACGACCTACCTCGTCGTCGCGGCGCTCACCGTCGGAACGCCGCTGGGTTTCGGGCTGATCGGCGCCGCGGTCTCCAGCGAAGGCACCTCGATCACCCGCTCCTACGAATCCGGTCCCGATGGGGCGCCGCTGTGCCAGGACGGTGCCCGCTTCTGCGGCGATGCGCCGGAGAAGTTCGTCTGCGGCGAGTGGCAGACCGGCACCTACCGGGCGCCGCGCTTCGACTACGTGTGGTGGCTGCTGTCGGCCAACCCCTTCGTGATCCTCGGCGACGCCACGCCCACCCGGTTCAGCGAGTACGGCTACCCCGACGACCTCTTCGGCTCGCTGAAGCTGTCGGTTCGTTCGGCGCAGCTGCCTCCGTCGCTCGAGCAGCGCTGGGACGACTGTGCGCCGGGAGTGCACCTCGACTCGACGCAGCCCACCCCGCGCGAGATCATCGACGAGACCGTCCCGAGCTGGTTCGTGGGCCTCGCCGTCCAGGTGCTGCTGGCGGGCCTGCTGCTGTGGGGCGCCTGGGCGCGAACCCGCACGCCGGCGCGTTCGCTGCCCCCGGGAACACGCATCGCATAG
- a CDS encoding S8 family peptidase, with amino-acid sequence MQPPRQRRILATAGAIALLLPSTAAFAATPDDADPSSRFLAAASAGKISTSFTSAAIDADGLVSVVVEMTGDPVAVVEAEQGRELSEGERGDVKSRLKDAQEPVTSAIEDKGGSVQAEMQSAYNGVQAKVPAGELETIAALPNVVAIHPVRKYTVDNAVSVPFLDVPQVWESTGYTGQNVKVAIIDTGIDYTHATFGGPGTVAAFDAAKASSAQPADPTMYGPDAPRVKGGIDLVGDDYNADPNSASYQPVPHPDDNPLDCNGHGSHVAGTAGGSGVLADGTTYRGPYDSTTPSNPFRVGPGVAPQVDLYAVRVFGCEGSTDVVVPALDWAVDHGMDVVNMSLGSSFGRADDPDAVAAANAVGAGVVVVASSGNAGHNPYLTGSPGTGDGVISVSAVDSAEGFPGATITVGGTPVEAINANGASLDGIGDLTVVRLAGDNALGCSPAAFTAAGVVPGGNQIAVVDRGSCARVAKAIYGQQAGAAAVVMVNNTDDLPPFEGVVTANADTGEPFNLTIPFLGVRSSSGPAFVAGATASLVATQIANPGFRGYASFSSSGPRSGDSAISPDVAAPGVSISSAAVGSGNGAAILSGTSMAAPHVAGVAALSAEAHPSWTAPQIAASVVSTADPDKVAGQSLTLGGVGLVDAAQAVATTVTATGDAFRTESGWARESALSFGFQESALGFGGVKTVTVRNDGPTAVRYDVSTTPSAQSKKARILLSNRSITVPAGGSAKVLLIVAAAAKDVPSSVGADDQFAFSEISGDIVLTSSDSTLRVPYLLVPRADSTVRATMNGPWFSGKQKVADGTKKLTLRNLAGALPAGADVYTWGLSDPQDASKTLADTGYDIRAVGVQSFPDGDDTLMVFAMNMHHRWSNAAANEYDIVIDSDRDGTPDWIVLSADSGGVRNGDTNGLSEVFIVNAKTKETAAAGFLTQAPTDSSTLLMPVRASDLGITGAFSYTAQTFASNDASDAVDGWATYDPTAPAITNGQFVTVPQRGSASVEVGFNAKQIEAQKPLGSMVVVMDNASGADEALLLPLKK; translated from the coding sequence TTGCAACCACCACGGCAACGACGCATCCTCGCCACGGCAGGTGCGATAGCACTGCTGCTTCCCTCCACGGCCGCGTTCGCCGCGACCCCCGACGATGCAGACCCGTCGTCGCGGTTCCTCGCCGCGGCATCCGCCGGAAAGATCTCGACGTCGTTCACCTCGGCGGCCATCGACGCCGACGGACTCGTGAGCGTCGTGGTCGAGATGACGGGCGACCCGGTCGCCGTCGTCGAAGCCGAGCAGGGCCGCGAACTCAGTGAGGGCGAGCGCGGAGACGTGAAGAGTCGTCTCAAGGATGCGCAGGAGCCGGTGACCTCGGCGATCGAGGACAAGGGCGGCTCGGTGCAGGCCGAGATGCAGTCGGCCTACAACGGTGTGCAGGCGAAGGTGCCGGCTGGCGAGCTCGAGACGATCGCCGCGCTGCCGAACGTCGTCGCCATCCACCCCGTGCGCAAATACACCGTCGACAACGCGGTCTCGGTGCCCTTCCTCGACGTTCCGCAGGTGTGGGAGAGCACCGGTTACACGGGACAGAACGTCAAGGTCGCCATCATCGACACCGGCATCGACTACACCCACGCCACCTTCGGCGGACCGGGCACCGTGGCGGCGTTCGATGCGGCGAAGGCGAGTTCCGCCCAGCCCGCCGACCCGACGATGTACGGCCCCGACGCTCCGCGCGTCAAGGGCGGCATCGATCTCGTCGGCGACGACTACAACGCCGACCCGAACAGCGCCTCCTACCAGCCGGTGCCGCACCCCGACGACAACCCGCTCGACTGCAACGGCCACGGCTCGCACGTCGCCGGCACCGCGGGCGGTTCGGGTGTGCTCGCCGACGGCACCACCTACCGCGGTCCGTACGACTCGACGACGCCGTCGAACCCGTTCCGCGTCGGCCCGGGCGTCGCCCCGCAGGTCGACCTGTACGCCGTGCGGGTCTTCGGGTGCGAAGGATCGACCGATGTGGTCGTGCCCGCCCTGGACTGGGCCGTCGATCACGGCATGGACGTCGTGAACATGTCGCTCGGCTCGTCGTTCGGACGCGCCGACGACCCGGATGCCGTGGCCGCCGCCAACGCGGTCGGTGCCGGCGTCGTCGTGGTCGCCTCGTCCGGCAACGCGGGCCACAACCCGTACCTCACCGGCTCGCCGGGAACCGGCGACGGTGTGATCTCCGTGTCGGCCGTCGACAGCGCCGAGGGGTTCCCGGGCGCGACGATCACGGTCGGCGGCACCCCCGTCGAGGCGATCAACGCGAACGGCGCCTCCCTCGACGGGATCGGCGATCTGACGGTCGTGCGCCTCGCCGGCGACAACGCGCTCGGATGCTCGCCGGCGGCGTTCACCGCCGCGGGCGTCGTGCCCGGCGGCAACCAGATCGCGGTCGTCGACCGCGGATCGTGCGCCCGTGTCGCCAAGGCCATCTACGGCCAGCAGGCGGGAGCGGCTGCGGTGGTCATGGTGAACAACACCGATGACCTGCCCCCGTTCGAAGGCGTCGTGACGGCCAACGCCGACACCGGTGAGCCGTTCAACCTGACGATCCCGTTCCTCGGCGTGCGCTCGTCGAGCGGTCCCGCGTTCGTCGCCGGCGCCACGGCGAGCCTCGTCGCCACGCAGATCGCCAACCCGGGCTTCCGCGGCTACGCGTCGTTCAGCTCGTCGGGTCCACGCTCGGGCGACAGTGCCATCAGTCCGGATGTCGCCGCCCCCGGCGTGTCGATCTCGTCCGCCGCGGTGGGCTCGGGCAACGGTGCGGCGATCCTGTCGGGCACCTCGATGGCCGCTCCGCACGTGGCGGGTGTGGCGGCGCTGTCCGCCGAGGCGCACCCGTCGTGGACGGCTCCGCAGATCGCGGCATCCGTGGTGTCCACCGCCGACCCCGACAAGGTCGCCGGTCAGAGCCTGACGCTCGGCGGCGTGGGTCTCGTCGACGCTGCGCAGGCGGTGGCGACGACGGTGACCGCGACGGGCGACGCGTTCCGCACCGAGAGCGGCTGGGCGCGCGAGTCGGCGCTCAGCTTCGGCTTCCAGGAGTCGGCGCTCGGCTTCGGCGGAGTGAAGACCGTGACGGTGCGCAACGACGGGCCGACCGCCGTGCGCTACGACGTGTCGACGACCCCGTCGGCGCAGTCGAAGAAGGCACGCATCCTGCTCTCGAACCGTTCCATCACCGTGCCGGCGGGTGGGTCGGCGAAGGTGCTGCTCATCGTCGCCGCCGCGGCGAAGGACGTGCCGAGCTCGGTGGGCGCCGACGACCAGTTCGCGTTCTCCGAGATCTCCGGTGACATCGTGCTCACGTCGTCCGACTCCACGCTGCGCGTTCCCTACCTGCTCGTGCCGCGCGCCGACAGCACGGTGCGCGCGACGATGAACGGCCCGTGGTTCAGCGGCAAGCAGAAGGTCGCCGACGGCACCAAGAAGCTGACGCTGCGCAACCTCGCCGGCGCCCTGCCGGCCGGTGCCGACGTGTACACGTGGGGTCTGTCCGACCCGCAGGACGCCAGCAAGACCTTGGCCGACACCGGGTACGACATCCGTGCGGTCGGGGTGCAGTCCTTCCCCGACGGCGACGACACGCTGATGGTGTTCGCGATGAACATGCACCACCGCTGGTCGAACGCGGCCGCGAACGAGTACGACATCGTGATCGACAGTGATCGCGACGGCACCCCCGACTGGATCGTCCTGTCGGCCGACTCGGGCGGGGTCCGCAACGGCGACACCAACGGCCTGTCCGAGGTATTCATCGTCAACGCCAAGACGAAGGAGACGGCCGCCGCGGGCTTCCTCACGCAGGCGCCGACCGACAGCAGCACCCTGCTGATGCCGGTGCGGGCGAGCGATCTGGGCATCACCGGGGCGTTCTCGTACACGGCCCAGACCTTCGCGTCCAACGATGCGTCGGATGCGGTGGACGGGTGGGCGACGTATGACCCGACCGCGCCGGCGATCACCAACGGTCAGTTCGTCACGGTGCCGCAGCGCGGTTCGGCGAGCGTCGAGGTCGGCTTCAACGCGAAGCAGATCGAGGCGCAGAAGCCGCTCGGCTCGATGGTGGTCGTGATGGACAACGCGTCCGGCGCCGATGAGGCGCTGCTGCTGCCGCTGAAGAAGTAG
- a CDS encoding YccF domain-containing protein — MRTILNIVWIIFAGFWLFVGYVVAGVVLCIPIITIPWAIASFRTAGYVIWPFGRTIVPKPTAGVGSFLGNVVWVILAGWWLALGHLVSGIALCITIIGIPMAIADFKMIPISLMPLGKDIVSTRQSAFDRTL, encoded by the coding sequence ATGCGCACGATCCTCAACATCGTCTGGATCATCTTCGCCGGGTTCTGGCTGTTCGTCGGCTACGTGGTCGCAGGTGTCGTGCTGTGCATCCCGATCATCACGATCCCCTGGGCGATCGCCTCGTTCCGCACCGCCGGCTACGTCATCTGGCCGTTCGGACGCACGATCGTGCCGAAGCCGACGGCGGGCGTGGGCTCGTTCCTCGGCAACGTCGTCTGGGTGATCCTGGCGGGCTGGTGGCTCGCGCTCGGGCACCTCGTCAGCGGCATCGCGCTGTGCATCACGATCATCGGCATCCCGATGGCGATCGCCGACTTCAAGATGATCCCCATCTCTCTCATGCCGCTCGGCAAGGACATCGTGTCGACCCGCCAGAGTGCGTTCGACCGGACGCTGTGA
- a CDS encoding PspC domain-containing protein — translation MTTPPVDPPPPAASTPSPPLDTDPTGATPAAAPTDTGRDSRNTGDRFFSWTAGLGLVRSDGWIGGVAAGIAARLRIDPLIVRGILVVVALFGFPVIFLYALAWALLPDLDGRILLRDALRRRFEPAQVGIVGLLILGLIPLGPGVVFVGGIPQWMLSPGLGGWSALSALLVAVGLVLTGALLFIIVRAARHSARSASPAPPQQRASAADASPDASAVATGSGPVAPADPQGTDAAGFAASSPALSPDDDAYAAWREQHAAWKMQDDAWRRQQQDVDRVVREQARRERQERATVFAAEAAERRRRRRLNSPRTPLAFVGVALGVAVIAGTATAIAQRDALGAARGLFVAAVVLGLSMVVAGVLRRRSGFLAFATVVTLLGAGAATAIPIAQTLHIGSYWIAVGDASQPGTSASDPFVQTWGDLVIVAPDNGVDGSVYVEKTSGNTQIMAEPLDGSVRMEIEITTRDAAVDRVRLTDADGTSYARLSDDPDVTSTRLADGRIRLTTTVGGANARTHHRIVIEQDSGFISVMQSSPATTTGGSR, via the coding sequence ATGACCACCCCGCCCGTGGATCCGCCACCGCCCGCCGCGTCGACGCCATCTCCTCCCCTCGACACCGACCCCACCGGCGCCACCCCGGCCGCCGCGCCCACCGACACCGGCCGCGACAGCCGGAACACCGGCGACCGCTTCTTCTCGTGGACCGCGGGGCTGGGGCTGGTCCGCAGCGACGGGTGGATCGGCGGGGTCGCGGCGGGAATCGCGGCGCGCCTGCGGATCGATCCGCTGATCGTCCGCGGCATCCTGGTCGTGGTCGCTCTCTTCGGGTTCCCGGTGATCTTCCTCTACGCGCTCGCCTGGGCGCTCCTGCCCGACCTCGACGGTCGGATTCTGCTGCGCGACGCTCTGCGTCGTCGGTTCGAGCCGGCTCAGGTCGGGATCGTCGGGCTGCTGATCCTCGGGCTCATTCCGCTCGGACCGGGAGTCGTCTTCGTCGGCGGGATCCCGCAATGGATGCTGAGCCCCGGGCTCGGGGGATGGTCTGCCCTGTCCGCTCTCCTGGTGGCCGTCGGCCTCGTCCTCACCGGAGCACTCCTGTTCATCATCGTGCGCGCCGCGCGTCACTCCGCGCGCTCCGCGTCTCCGGCACCGCCGCAGCAGAGGGCTTCCGCTGCGGATGCGTCGCCGGATGCGTCCGCCGTGGCCACCGGTTCGGGTCCGGTCGCCCCCGCGGACCCGCAGGGGACGGATGCCGCCGGCTTCGCGGCATCCTCCCCTGCCCTCTCTCCCGACGACGATGCGTACGCCGCGTGGCGAGAGCAGCACGCCGCGTGGAAGATGCAGGACGACGCATGGCGCCGGCAGCAGCAGGATGTCGATCGCGTCGTCCGCGAGCAGGCGCGCCGGGAGCGGCAGGAGCGCGCCACCGTGTTCGCTGCCGAAGCCGCGGAGCGCCGTCGCCGGCGGCGTCTGAATTCTCCGCGCACGCCGCTCGCGTTCGTCGGCGTCGCCCTCGGCGTCGCCGTGATCGCGGGCACCGCCACCGCGATTGCTCAGCGCGATGCCCTCGGCGCGGCGCGCGGGCTGTTCGTCGCGGCGGTCGTGCTCGGCCTGTCGATGGTGGTGGCCGGTGTGCTGCGCCGCCGCAGCGGCTTCCTCGCCTTTGCGACCGTCGTGACGCTGCTCGGCGCGGGCGCGGCGACGGCGATACCGATCGCTCAGACGCTTCACATCGGAAGCTATTGGATCGCCGTGGGCGATGCGTCGCAGCCGGGCACCTCCGCATCAGACCCCTTCGTCCAGACGTGGGGCGACCTCGTCATCGTCGCTCCAGACAACGGTGTGGACGGTTCGGTCTACGTGGAGAAGACGTCGGGTAACACGCAGATCATGGCGGAGCCGCTTGACGGATCCGTCCGAATGGAGATCGAGATCACCACGCGAGACGCCGCGGTCGATCGGGTCCGCCTCACGGATGCCGACGGCACGTCGTACGCGCGCCTCTCCGACGACCCCGACGTCACGAGCACTCGTCTCGCTGACGGGCGGATCCGTCTGACGACGACGGTGGGCGGCGCGAACGCCCGGACTCACCACCGCATCGTCATCGAGCAGGACAGCGGCTTCATCTCTGTCATGCAGTCATCACCCGCAACGACGACAGGAGGCTCCCGATGA
- a CDS encoding ATP-binding protein, with product MTPAAASDAARTAPAPRPVPPARPSLGRPREGVVAGVAEGLARHLGAPVSAVRALFVTLALCGGAGILFYAWCWAFAPRAAGDAPTTSSAPIAWILTCAAAIALLPLTALAVVGSRASSDLAAAVVAASAAAATAGSWATLIDRRDPLRGPGHAVIVRTAVVIILLAVCAVTILALRDGAAADALLIVVPLVALAAMLSSNLVEKWRELSGERDRRIREEQRAAMAAHLHDSVLQTLALIQNRGGASSDVARLARAQERELRAWLYDGDQPADSDLATDLRDYAAALELDYPVRIDVVTVGVSSERASGEIAAAGREAMLNAARHAGGDVSVYIEGRADGVDVFVRDRGPGFALDEVADDRLGVRQSIIGRMRRLGGTATVTSGPEGTDVHLRSASAEGNGRG from the coding sequence ATGACGCCCGCCGCCGCCTCGGATGCCGCGCGCACCGCGCCCGCGCCCCGTCCGGTGCCGCCGGCCCGGCCGTCGCTCGGGCGTCCTCGCGAGGGCGTCGTCGCCGGCGTCGCCGAAGGACTCGCCCGTCACCTCGGTGCCCCCGTGAGCGCCGTGCGCGCGCTGTTCGTCACCCTCGCGCTGTGCGGAGGTGCCGGCATCCTCTTCTACGCCTGGTGCTGGGCCTTCGCGCCTCGCGCCGCCGGAGACGCGCCGACCACGAGTTCGGCGCCGATCGCCTGGATTCTCACGTGCGCCGCCGCGATCGCCCTGCTGCCGCTGACCGCGCTCGCCGTCGTCGGCTCGCGTGCGAGTTCGGACCTCGCCGCCGCCGTCGTCGCCGCATCGGCGGCAGCGGCGACCGCGGGGTCATGGGCGACGCTGATCGATCGCCGCGACCCCCTCCGCGGACCGGGGCACGCGGTGATCGTCCGAACCGCGGTCGTGATCATCCTGCTCGCCGTGTGCGCAGTGACCATCCTCGCCCTTCGCGACGGCGCGGCGGCGGATGCTCTGCTGATCGTGGTGCCCCTGGTCGCGCTCGCCGCGATGCTGTCGTCGAACCTCGTTGAGAAGTGGCGCGAGCTGAGCGGTGAGCGCGACCGACGCATCCGCGAGGAGCAGCGCGCCGCGATGGCCGCGCACCTGCATGATTCCGTCCTGCAGACCCTCGCCCTGATCCAGAACCGGGGCGGCGCATCGAGCGATGTCGCGCGGCTCGCCCGCGCACAGGAACGGGAGCTGCGGGCCTGGCTGTACGACGGCGATCAGCCGGCCGACAGCGACCTGGCGACTGACCTTCGCGACTATGCCGCGGCACTCGAGCTCGACTACCCGGTGCGTATCGACGTCGTCACCGTCGGGGTCTCGAGCGAGCGCGCCAGCGGCGAGATCGCGGCCGCCGGGCGAGAGGCCATGCTCAATGCGGCACGCCATGCCGGCGGCGACGTCTCGGTGTACATCGAAGGGCGAGCCGACGGCGTCGACGTCTTCGTCCGCGACCGAGGACCGGGTTTCGCCCTCGACGAGGTCGCTGACGACCGGCTCGGCGTGCGGCAGTCGATCATCGGGAGGATGCGGCGCCTCGGGGGCACCGCGACGGTGACGTCGGGACCGGAGGGCACCGATGTCCATCTGCGGTCGGCGAGCGCCGAGGGGAACGGTCGTGGCTGA
- a CDS encoding LuxR C-terminal-related transcriptional regulator, whose protein sequence is MSICGRRAPRGTVVADGIRVVIVDDHSIFRSGLRSDLDDTVVVVGEAADVPTAIAVITQTRPDVVLLDVHLPGGQGDDATGGEEVIRAAAAAPTRFLALSVSDAAEDVVRVIRAGARGYITKGSSGAEVSRAAHAVAEGDAVFSPRLAGFVLDAFGAVAGETAAVDDELDRLSAREQEVMRLIARGYAYKEVASALFISIKTVETHVSAVLRKLQLSSRHELTVWASQRRLL, encoded by the coding sequence ATGTCCATCTGCGGTCGGCGAGCGCCGAGGGGAACGGTCGTGGCTGACGGCATCCGCGTTGTCATCGTCGACGACCATTCGATCTTTCGCTCGGGTCTGCGCAGCGACCTCGACGACACCGTCGTGGTCGTCGGGGAGGCAGCTGATGTGCCCACCGCGATCGCCGTCATCACCCAGACGCGGCCGGACGTGGTTCTGCTCGATGTGCATCTGCCGGGCGGGCAGGGCGACGATGCCACCGGCGGCGAAGAGGTCATCCGCGCCGCCGCCGCCGCGCCGACCCGGTTCCTGGCGCTGAGCGTGTCGGACGCGGCCGAGGACGTCGTGCGCGTGATCCGCGCGGGCGCCCGCGGCTACATCACCAAGGGTTCGTCGGGTGCGGAAGTGAGTCGAGCAGCCCACGCCGTCGCCGAGGGGGACGCCGTGTTCTCGCCGCGCCTGGCGGGGTTCGTGCTCGATGCGTTCGGCGCGGTCGCGGGTGAGACCGCCGCCGTCGACGACGAGCTCGATCGCCTCTCGGCCCGCGAGCAGGAGGTGATGCGCCTCATTGCCCGCGGCTACGCGTACAAGGAAGTCGCGAGCGCGCTGTTCATCTCGATCAAGACGGTCGAGACGCACGTCTCGGCGGTGCTGCGAAAGCTTCAGCTGTCGTCACGGCACGAGCTGACGGTGTGGGCCTCGCAGCGGCGCCTGCTCTGA